In Caldisphaera lagunensis DSM 15908, a single genomic region encodes these proteins:
- a CDS encoding tRNA (N(6)-L-threonylcarbamoyladenosine(37)-C(2))-methylthiotransferase, which yields MKKYYIETFGCALSEFDSSTMDSILSQNGYVKTEYPNDADIIIVNTCAVRLDTEAKIMKRLNEIKNYYGNARLIVSGCLAKARPSFISRVVPNASLVSPQNSTKILDVVKSENKVVLIEGNRDTDFMPTPPIEDSVATIMIEEGCVDNCSFCITKLARQTLKSYKPRVILDTIKKLVEKGVKEIRLTGQDIAAYGLDFNPKFRLDELINIILDKIKGEYRIRIGMMTPDKSIEIIDNLLELYKDERIFKFFHIPVQSGDNNMLKIMNRNYSIEEYKYLHNKIKSKYPNSLFATDIIVGHPGENEEAFQNTVKLVKELRFERVYLAQYSIRPRTKAASMEQVPEVIKKKRSLMLNKVIKEIEEEIYKNYIGKTYEVLITTHGFRENYVVGRLNNYFPVAIKGGDELIGKMALVRINKATYFDLRGEVIEELKVKYM from the coding sequence TTGAAAAAATATTACATAGAGACCTTTGGCTGCGCTTTATCAGAATTTGACAGTTCTACTATGGATTCCATATTATCCCAAAATGGCTATGTAAAAACAGAATATCCAAACGATGCTGATATCATTATAGTTAATACATGTGCAGTTAGATTAGATACTGAAGCTAAGATAATGAAAAGATTAAACGAAATAAAGAATTATTATGGAAATGCAAGATTAATAGTATCTGGATGCTTAGCTAAAGCAAGACCATCTTTTATTAGCAGAGTTGTACCAAATGCAAGTTTAGTATCACCTCAAAATTCTACGAAAATATTGGATGTTGTAAAATCTGAAAATAAAGTCGTACTAATAGAAGGAAATAGAGATACAGATTTCATGCCGACCCCACCAATTGAAGATAGTGTTGCGACAATAATGATAGAAGAAGGATGTGTTGATAATTGTAGCTTTTGTATAACAAAATTAGCAAGGCAGACTTTGAAGTCTTATAAGCCAAGAGTAATATTGGATACAATTAAAAAGCTTGTTGAGAAAGGAGTAAAGGAGATTAGGCTAACTGGCCAAGATATAGCTGCCTATGGACTTGACTTTAACCCAAAGTTTAGATTAGATGAATTAATTAATATTATATTAGATAAAATAAAGGGTGAATATAGAATAAGAATTGGTATGATGACACCAGATAAGTCTATTGAAATTATTGATAACTTATTAGAATTATATAAAGATGAAAGAATCTTTAAGTTTTTCCATATTCCCGTTCAATCAGGAGATAATAATATGCTTAAAATTATGAATAGAAACTATTCAATAGAGGAATATAAATATTTGCATAATAAAATAAAGTCAAAATATCCTAATTCCTTGTTTGCAACGGATATAATAGTAGGTCATCCAGGGGAGAATGAGGAAGCTTTTCAGAACACAGTAAAACTGGTTAAAGAATTAAGGTTTGAAAGAGTATATTTAGCACAATATAGCATTAGGCCTAGAACGAAGGCAGCATCTATGGAACAAGTTCCAGAAGTAATAAAAAAGAAGAGGAGTCTTATGTTAAATAAAGTAATAAAAGAGATAGAAGAAGAAATCTATAAAAATTATATTGGAAAAACATATGAGGTATTAATAACAACTCATGGTTTCAGAGAAAATTATGTTGTAGGTAGGCTTAACAATTATTTTCCAGTAGCTATTAAAGGAGGAGATGAATTGATTGGAAAGATGGCTTTAGTAAGAATAAATAAAGCAACATACTTTGATCTAAGGGGGGAAGTTATTGAAGAATTAAAAGTAAAGTACATGTAA
- a CDS encoding NAD(+)/NADH kinase codes for MQQEKYGIVVKPNSNNAIDIALRVINILKKNKKEVLVEKESKENYNNIIKDVGEFNIDNNPPEKIIVIGGDGTLLRTVMREKTGNSIIMAIRAGKRGFLLDVEEYEIENRVYDFINNKYTLIEYPRLQSIFNGERKSCAMNDIVIFTADGSLVKLEIFYNKDRVYGVDGDGIVISTTVGSTAYSLSAGGPIVDPRLNLIILTPLNPVQLHIRPVVFPINGILDINVKEDSGEYYLNIDGQEKVYSKSRSSLRIELCDKPVKIARFRWWENYYERLFSRLLSYW; via the coding sequence TTGCAACAAGAAAAGTATGGCATTGTAGTTAAGCCTAATAGTAATAATGCTATAGACATAGCTTTAAGGGTTATAAATATTCTTAAAAAAAATAAAAAAGAAGTATTAGTTGAAAAAGAAAGTAAAGAAAATTATAATAATATTATAAAAGATGTTGGAGAATTTAATATTGATAATAATCCTCCTGAAAAAATTATAGTTATAGGAGGAGATGGAACTTTACTTAGAACAGTAATGAGGGAAAAAACAGGTAACTCAATAATTATGGCCATTAGAGCAGGCAAAAGGGGTTTTTTACTTGATGTTGAAGAATATGAAATTGAAAATAGGGTGTATGATTTTATTAATAATAAATATACATTAATAGAGTATCCAAGATTACAATCAATTTTTAATGGAGAGCGCAAAAGCTGTGCTATGAACGATATAGTAATTTTTACTGCAGATGGTTCTTTAGTTAAACTAGAGATATTTTATAATAAAGATAGGGTTTATGGTGTTGATGGAGATGGTATAGTGATATCAACTACTGTTGGTTCAACAGCTTATAGTTTAAGTGCAGGGGGACCAATAGTAGATCCAAGGTTAAATTTAATTATATTAACACCTCTTAATCCAGTCCAATTACATATAAGGCCGGTAGTATTTCCTATTAATGGAATTTTAGATATTAATGTAAAAGAGGATAGCGGAGAATATTATTTAAACATTGATGGTCAAGAGAAAGTTTATAGTAAATCGAGATCATCTCTTAGAATTGAATTATGTGATAAGCCAGTAAAGATTGCAAGGTTTAGATGGTGGGAAAATTATTATGAAAGGCTTTTCTCAAGATTATTATCCTATTGGTGA
- a CDS encoding NOB1 family endonuclease produces the protein MKGFSQDYYPIGEKCLVLDAGAIFSGFILSSLDRCITTPSVINEVKDEQSKNSVNMVSSANKLIIIEPEKTFINKVKDEATKNNVYKKLSNTDIDVLALSIQLKEFCKEVYLVTDDYSIQKLALKLGIKIVKIKYKGIKELRK, from the coding sequence ATGAAAGGCTTTTCTCAAGATTATTATCCTATTGGTGAAAAGTGTCTAGTCTTAGATGCAGGAGCTATTTTTTCAGGGTTTATATTAAGCAGTTTAGATAGATGTATTACAACACCTTCTGTTATAAATGAAGTAAAGGATGAACAATCAAAGAATAGCGTTAATATGGTTTCAAGTGCAAATAAACTTATCATCATCGAACCAGAAAAGACATTTATTAATAAAGTAAAAGATGAGGCAACAAAGAATAATGTATATAAAAAATTGAGCAATACAGATATAGATGTATTAGCATTATCTATACAATTAAAAGAATTTTGTAAAGAAGTCTACCTAGTTACGGATGATTACTCTATACAAAAATTGGCTTTAAAACTAGGGATCAAAATAGTAAAAATCAAATATAAAGGAATAAAAGAGTTAAGGAAATAG
- a CDS encoding class I SAM-dependent methyltransferase yields the protein MNSPCIKISKQYGEDVIKILKEAKILNNELKPKIQDNKLLIPVIDVEKSLAIIKGVADIDFCNDTFEEYKFKTKKLNRIIKGISSYTIIGDIAIINYKKDIELLERAAKEIVKINPKIKSVYAKIDTEGEYRVPKLILLYGEKRTITRHKENGLIFYVDIEKTYFNPKLGGEHNRIASLVKENETVLDMFSGVGGFTLNIIKRNKVNVLGVDLNPYAISLASLNYMINKKIFKGDAVFMRANALFLQDIIKNKFDRIIMNHPTGSINFLNVACNLANEKANIHLYTILENKNLKLNDIKDKLKESCDKKYEINQPRRVLEYSPKYSIFEININF from the coding sequence TTGAACAGCCCTTGTATAAAAATTAGCAAACAATATGGAGAGGACGTTATTAAAATATTGAAAGAAGCAAAAATCCTGAACAACGAGCTAAAGCCTAAAATTCAGGATAATAAATTGTTAATACCTGTTATTGATGTAGAGAAGTCATTAGCCATTATTAAAGGAGTAGCAGACATAGATTTTTGCAATGATACATTTGAAGAATATAAGTTCAAAACAAAAAAATTAAACAGAATAATAAAAGGTATATCTAGCTATACCATTATTGGTGATATTGCAATAATAAATTATAAAAAAGATATAGAATTACTAGAAAGGGCTGCTAAGGAAATAGTTAAAATAAATCCTAAAATAAAAAGTGTATATGCTAAAATTGATACAGAAGGTGAATATAGAGTTCCTAAATTAATATTACTTTATGGAGAAAAGAGAACTATAACGAGACATAAGGAAAATGGTCTCATATTTTATGTTGATATAGAAAAAACATACTTTAATCCGAAATTGGGTGGAGAACATAATAGAATTGCAAGCTTAGTAAAAGAAAACGAGACAGTATTAGACATGTTTAGTGGAGTAGGGGGCTTTACATTAAACATAATTAAAAGGAATAAGGTAAACGTTTTGGGAGTTGATTTAAATCCCTACGCGATTTCTCTTGCATCTTTAAACTATATGATTAATAAAAAAATTTTTAAAGGTGATGCAGTTTTTATGAGGGCGAATGCGTTATTTTTGCAAGATATTATTAAAAATAAATTTGATAGAATTATAATGAATCATCCTACAGGTTCTATTAATTTTTTAAATGTGGCATGCAATTTAGCAAACGAAAAGGCTAATATTCACCTTTATACTATTTTAGAAAATAAAAATTTAAAATTAAATGATATAAAGGACAAATTAAAGGAAAGTTGTGATAAAAAATATGAAATAAATCAACCAAGAAGGGTTCTAGAATATAGTCCCAAGTATTCTATTTTTGAAATTAATATAAATTTCTAA
- a CDS encoding DUF1614 domain-containing protein, with translation MFVSFYLLAGIIIALIAFRFPVYIAQSSYLSYAFPLGILSAVLIVLSPALSFVNLIVKRIRTGILENIVEVQYVDFFGIPIPVPKMTFKEATMSIAINIGGAVVPLAVSITLFALMAYSPYSHIFYTATIVSLIINTAVTYFLAKPIRGVGIAVPAFIPPIISAIPAILIAGISPAAASAAYISGSIGSLLGADILHLAKEPEKIFAPLVSIGGAGIFDGVFITGLIAFIIAF, from the coding sequence ATGTTTGTATCATTTTATTTACTGGCTGGTATAATTATAGCATTGATAGCATTCAGATTTCCTGTTTATATTGCCCAATCATCGTATTTGAGTTATGCATTTCCATTAGGAATATTATCTGCAGTATTGATAGTATTAAGTCCTGCTTTAAGCTTCGTTAACTTAATTGTAAAAAGAATTAGAACTGGTATCTTAGAAAATATTGTTGAAGTTCAATATGTAGACTTCTTTGGTATTCCAATACCAGTTCCTAAAATGACTTTCAAAGAAGCTACCATGTCAATAGCTATTAATATAGGTGGAGCCGTTGTTCCATTAGCAGTCTCCATTACCTTGTTTGCACTAATGGCATATTCCCCTTATTCTCATATATTTTATACTGCCACCATAGTATCTCTTATTATTAACACAGCTGTAACATACTTTCTAGCAAAACCAATTAGAGGAGTAGGAATAGCAGTTCCAGCCTTCATACCACCTATAATATCAGCAATACCTGCAATCTTAATAGCAGGCATTAGTCCTGCTGCAGCATCAGCAGCATATATAAGTGGTTCTATTGGAAGCTTATTAGGTGCAGATATATTGCATTTAGCTAAAGAGCCAGAAAAAATATTTGCACCTTTAGTTAGCATTGGTGGTGCTGGAATTTTCGATGGGGTATTCATAACAGGTCTAATAGCATTTATTATAGCATTTTAA
- a CDS encoding flippase-like domain-containing protein gives MNKRDVLKILSVIVLMLLVFTIILENPIKILLIIYEGNILLLFTFLLLMLSEVIKSFRLYYTCRFAKNCKLRLFDSIKIQLSSFFYGTITPGNIGGVPSMASLLNKYNQTPLGEAFGISSSQAFFDGIIPSLASFLFSLFYLPESLGITLFSLFTIIFWSLVFNINIKSFSIKILDKISIRNLKERIIKEIDTFQESLNFVKNKKLLFGSLIISIISYLIQTFSIMILLNKNISIFKLFIALMFNYAMAIFPTPAGEGGAEYGLAVLLPINIVVMWRLSYILSGLVSGLSLI, from the coding sequence TTGAATAAAAGAGATGTGTTAAAAATATTATCAGTCATAGTATTAATGCTACTTGTATTTACAATAATCTTAGAAAATCCAATAAAGATTTTATTGATAATATATGAAGGGAACATATTACTATTATTTACATTTTTATTACTAATGCTTTCTGAAGTTATTAAATCCTTTAGGCTTTATTATACATGCAGGTTTGCAAAAAATTGTAAACTAAGGTTATTTGATTCTATAAAAATTCAATTAAGCAGTTTTTTCTATGGTACAATTACACCTGGAAATATTGGTGGTGTACCAAGTATGGCTAGTTTATTGAATAAATATAACCAAACTCCTCTTGGTGAGGCATTTGGAATTTCATCATCTCAAGCCTTCTTTGATGGAATTATACCATCCTTGGCTTCATTTTTATTTTCTTTGTTTTATTTGCCAGAATCATTAGGAATTACACTATTTTCATTATTTACAATTATATTTTGGAGCTTAGTCTTTAATATTAATATTAAAAGTTTCTCTATAAAGATTCTTGATAAAATTTCTATTAGAAATTTAAAAGAAAGAATAATTAAAGAAATTGATACCTTCCAGGAATCTTTAAATTTTGTAAAGAATAAAAAGCTTTTATTTGGCTCCTTAATCATTTCTATAATATCTTATCTTATCCAAACCTTTTCAATAATGATTTTATTAAATAAAAATATTTCAATATTTAAATTATTTATTGCTTTAATGTTCAATTATGCAATGGCAATATTCCCTACGCCTGCTGGTGAAGGAGGAGCAGAATATGGTCTAGCTGTATTATTGCCAATTAACATAGTAGTAATGTGGAGATTATCGTATATACTTTCTGGACTTGTTTCCGGTTTGTCTCTTATTTAA
- a CDS encoding B12-binding domain-containing radical SAM protein: MTYDVILTTDRTMMSDHHKHEFLGFMTTGPSIGLPESIWKWIAAPKPKVDKLGRPAVAPYGIRKIEAALVDAGINASVIDPDYIDKHLDTVKVIMIGHHDYFAYGPPSSEWWSITGKEPINRVSFRNFMESPAMRKAKEKGVKIIVGGPAAWQWLWSLDEWKKWGVDTVVDGEAEKVSVELVKKALNNEELPDYVFIGPPDVPSLNEIPKIKHASVNGLVEIMRGCPRGCKFCSVTLRAWRSIPPERVIEEVKLNLNEGVDQILLHSEDNLLYYADGIRPRPEKLLKLHTMVREISDLPIAWSHVSLAAVKYAEDTYKLISKLTDIMYSGNQDFLGVEIGLETGSVKLAKKIMPAKSAPYSADKWPDVVESAFSILMDHNIIPAVTLIVGLPEEEPDDVMATTELIERLRPYRSLIVPMFFVPMGVLKEKDWFKKNFLKREHIDLLKATLDHSTYWAKDIVSRFYIKGFKYGPVRFLLNYIVDYIRKRAMLAAEMVEKSWEENKFKNDVQQIPVKAKI; the protein is encoded by the coding sequence ATGACATATGATGTAATTTTGACAACGGATAGAACCATGATGAGTGACCATCATAAACATGAATTTTTAGGTTTTATGACAACAGGTCCTTCTATAGGCTTACCAGAAAGTATTTGGAAATGGATAGCAGCTCCAAAACCTAAAGTTGATAAGTTAGGTAGACCTGCTGTTGCACCATATGGTATAAGAAAAATAGAAGCTGCTTTAGTAGATGCCGGAATAAATGCTTCGGTTATTGACCCAGATTATATAGATAAACACCTAGATACAGTCAAAGTTATAATGATTGGGCATCATGACTATTTCGCATATGGCCCACCAAGTAGCGAATGGTGGAGCATAACTGGAAAAGAACCTATCAATAGAGTATCTTTTAGAAATTTTATGGAAAGTCCTGCAATGAGAAAAGCTAAAGAAAAGGGAGTAAAAATAATTGTAGGAGGACCTGCAGCTTGGCAATGGTTATGGTCTCTCGATGAATGGAAAAAATGGGGAGTTGATACTGTTGTAGATGGAGAAGCAGAAAAAGTTTCTGTAGAACTAGTTAAAAAAGCTTTAAATAATGAGGAACTTCCAGATTATGTATTTATAGGTCCTCCAGATGTGCCATCTTTAAATGAAATACCTAAAATTAAACATGCAAGCGTGAATGGCTTAGTTGAAATAATGAGAGGTTGTCCTAGAGGATGTAAATTCTGTAGCGTTACTTTGAGAGCGTGGAGATCGATACCTCCTGAAAGAGTTATAGAAGAAGTAAAGCTAAATCTCAATGAGGGAGTTGATCAAATATTATTGCATAGCGAAGATAACTTATTATATTATGCGGATGGAATTAGACCAAGACCAGAAAAATTATTAAAACTACATACAATGGTTAGAGAAATATCTGATTTACCAATAGCATGGTCTCACGTAAGCCTAGCAGCAGTTAAATATGCAGAAGATACATATAAATTGATATCGAAGCTAACTGATATTATGTATAGCGGTAATCAAGATTTTCTAGGTGTTGAAATTGGCTTAGAAACAGGAAGCGTTAAACTTGCAAAGAAAATAATGCCAGCTAAATCTGCACCCTATAGCGCTGATAAATGGCCAGATGTAGTTGAATCAGCATTTTCAATCCTTATGGATCACAATATAATTCCTGCAGTTACATTAATTGTTGGTTTGCCTGAAGAAGAGCCAGATGATGTCATGGCTACAACAGAGCTTATAGAAAGACTGAGACCATATAGGAGTTTAATAGTACCAATGTTCTTTGTTCCTATGGGAGTACTAAAAGAAAAAGACTGGTTCAAAAAGAATTTCTTGAAAAGAGAGCATATAGATTTATTAAAAGCAACCCTAGATCATAGTACTTATTGGGCAAAGGATATAGTTAGCAGATTTTATATAAAAGGATTTAAATACGGTCCTGTCAGATTTTTGCTAAATTACATTGTTGATTACATAAGAAAAAGAGCTATGCTAGCTGCTGAAATGGTAGAAAAAAGTTGGGAAGAAAACAAATTCAAAAACGATGTGCAACAAATTCCCGTTAAAGCTAAGATATGA
- a CDS encoding CDC48 family AAA ATPase, translating to MKIMSEENQSNNSKEIVLRVSEARPRDTGKRRVRIDVDIMKQLNVEPGDIVEIEGKKKTVAVVWPALPEDQGLDIIRMDGILRKNADINIGDKVIVRKVLPKQAIKVKLAPTVHSISVDEGFKKYVKKKLVGTPIVEGDVIVVPVIGQAVQLTVIDTRPRGPVIIGEKTSVDVLEKPMAQINVPKVTYEDIGGLRDIISRIRELVELPLRHPELFARLGIEPPKGVLLFGPPGTGKTLLAKAVATESDAYFVAINGPEIMSKFYGESEQRLREIFDEAKKNAPAIIFIDEIDAIAPKRDEVVGEVERRVVAQLLALMDGLENRGQVIVIGATNRINAVDPALRRPGRFDREIEVPLPDKQGRLEILQIHTRHMPLDGDVDTERLAEITKGYTGADLAALVKEAAMHALRRYLPEIDIEQEKIPVEVLEKMVVTMDDFIAAYKEITPSGLREIQVEIPEVHWEDIGGLESLKQELREVVEWPLKYPNSFKRIGVQPPKGVLLFGPPGTGKTLLAKAVATESGANFITIRGPEVLSKWVGESERAIREIFKKARQYAPVVVFFDEIDAIAALRGIDEGTRVGERIVSQLLTEIDGITDLQNVVVIAATNRPEMVDPALIRPGRLEKLVYVPPPDEKGRVEILQIHTRNVPLADDVDLIEIAKRTNGYTGADLAALVREAAMQALREDLQNGIVKNKHFDVALSKVKPSVTQYMIDYYMKWLESARQMNVGKTMSTSITY from the coding sequence GTGAAAATTATGTCTGAGGAGAACCAATCAAATAATTCAAAGGAAATCGTATTGAGAGTTTCTGAAGCAAGGCCTAGGGATACAGGGAAAAGAAGAGTAAGAATAGATGTAGATATAATGAAACAACTTAATGTAGAGCCCGGAGATATTGTAGAAATAGAAGGCAAGAAGAAAACAGTTGCTGTAGTATGGCCAGCATTACCAGAAGATCAAGGTTTAGACATAATTAGAATGGATGGTATATTAAGGAAAAATGCTGATATAAATATTGGCGATAAAGTTATAGTTAGAAAGGTTTTGCCGAAACAGGCCATAAAAGTAAAACTCGCACCAACGGTTCACTCAATATCAGTTGATGAAGGGTTTAAAAAATATGTTAAAAAGAAACTAGTTGGCACTCCTATTGTTGAAGGTGATGTAATAGTTGTTCCAGTTATAGGCCAGGCTGTTCAATTGACAGTTATTGATACAAGGCCAAGAGGACCTGTTATAATAGGTGAAAAGACTTCAGTAGATGTATTAGAAAAGCCAATGGCCCAAATTAATGTTCCAAAGGTAACATACGAAGATATAGGTGGTTTAAGAGATATAATTTCAAGGATAAGAGAACTCGTTGAATTACCTTTAAGACATCCAGAGCTTTTTGCAAGGCTCGGAATAGAGCCACCCAAAGGAGTTTTATTATTTGGTCCTCCTGGAACAGGTAAGACACTATTAGCAAAAGCAGTTGCAACAGAAAGTGATGCATATTTTGTTGCAATTAATGGACCAGAAATCATGAGTAAGTTTTATGGAGAAAGCGAGCAAAGGTTAAGAGAAATTTTTGATGAAGCAAAGAAAAATGCTCCTGCAATAATATTTATTGATGAAATAGATGCAATAGCTCCAAAAAGGGATGAAGTTGTAGGAGAAGTAGAAAGAAGGGTTGTTGCACAATTATTGGCATTAATGGACGGTCTTGAAAATAGAGGTCAAGTAATAGTAATTGGCGCAACTAATAGAATTAATGCTGTAGATCCTGCATTAAGAAGACCTGGTAGATTTGATAGAGAAATTGAAGTTCCATTACCTGATAAGCAAGGTAGATTAGAAATATTGCAAATACATACAAGGCATATGCCTTTAGATGGTGACGTTGATACAGAGAGATTAGCTGAGATTACAAAAGGATATACTGGAGCAGATTTAGCAGCTTTAGTAAAAGAGGCAGCGATGCATGCATTGAGAAGATACTTACCAGAAATTGATATAGAGCAAGAAAAGATACCAGTAGAGGTTTTAGAGAAAATGGTAGTAACAATGGATGATTTTATAGCAGCATACAAAGAAATAACGCCAAGTGGATTAAGAGAAATTCAAGTAGAAATACCTGAAGTGCATTGGGAAGATATAGGAGGATTAGAAAGTCTTAAACAAGAATTGAGAGAAGTCGTTGAATGGCCATTAAAATATCCTAACTCATTTAAGAGGATTGGAGTTCAGCCACCCAAAGGAGTTTTATTATTTGGTCCTCCTGGAACAGGTAAGACACTATTAGCAAAAGCAGTTGCAACAGAAAGTGGGGCTAATTTTATAACAATTAGAGGTCCAGAAGTTTTGAGCAAATGGGTTGGAGAAAGCGAAAGGGCCATTAGAGAAATATTTAAGAAAGCAAGACAATATGCCCCAGTTGTGGTATTTTTCGATGAAATAGATGCAATCGCTGCATTAAGGGGAATTGATGAAGGGACAAGAGTTGGTGAAAGAATAGTAAGTCAGTTATTAACAGAAATAGATGGTATAACTGATCTTCAAAACGTGGTAGTTATAGCAGCAACAAATAGGCCAGAAATGGTAGATCCAGCATTAATTAGGCCTGGAAGATTAGAGAAACTCGTTTATGTTCCACCTCCTGATGAAAAAGGTAGAGTTGAGATATTGCAAATACATACAAGAAATGTCCCCTTGGCTGACGATGTCGATTTAATTGAAATAGCTAAGAGGACTAATGGATATACTGGAGCAGATTTAGCAGCTTTAGTTAGGGAAGCTGCAATGCAGGCATTAAGAGAAGATTTGCAAAATGGAATTGTTAAAAATAAACACTTCGATGTTGCATTGTCAAAAGTAAAACCAAGTGTTACACAATATATGATAGATTATTACATGAAGTGGCTTGAAAGCGCAAGGCAAATGAATGTAGGAAAAACTATGTCTACATCAATAACTTATTAA
- the fen gene encoding flap endonuclease-1, protein MGVNLKDLIPEKAKQEIDLKALKGYTVALDGYNMLYQFLAAIRQPDGTPLIDSKGNITSHISGLFYRTINLIEEGVKPIYVFDGKPPEMKKKEIEDRINRRQQYAEKYQKAKQEGKIEEAKKYAQASTSLSNKMVEDAKQLLTYMGIPWVQAPADGEAQAAYMAKKGDVYATGSQDYDSLLFGSPKLLRNLAITGKRKLPNKEEYIEIKPELINLNDMLKALEITREQLIVIGILLGTDFNPDGFKGYGPKTALKYVKEHRDPIKALSSLKVNDEDIDIMKIYEYFLNPPSNPNYKIEWRDPNEEKIIDMLVREHDFNDDRVKKALERLKKSFKESVKSKQARLDNWF, encoded by the coding sequence TTGGGAGTTAACTTAAAAGATCTTATACCAGAAAAGGCAAAACAAGAAATAGATTTGAAGGCATTAAAAGGATACACAGTGGCTTTAGATGGTTATAATATGTTGTATCAATTTCTTGCTGCAATAAGGCAGCCAGATGGAACTCCATTAATTGATTCTAAAGGTAATATAACAAGTCATATAAGTGGTTTATTTTATAGGACTATTAATTTGATAGAAGAAGGAGTTAAACCTATATATGTTTTTGATGGGAAGCCACCTGAAATGAAGAAAAAAGAAATTGAAGATAGAATTAATAGAAGGCAACAATATGCAGAAAAATATCAAAAGGCAAAACAAGAAGGAAAAATTGAGGAGGCAAAAAAATACGCACAAGCATCAACATCTCTTTCAAATAAGATGGTTGAAGATGCAAAACAATTGCTAACATATATGGGAATACCATGGGTTCAAGCACCGGCCGATGGAGAAGCGCAAGCAGCTTATATGGCTAAGAAAGGTGACGTTTATGCAACAGGAAGCCAGGATTATGATAGTCTTCTCTTTGGTTCTCCAAAATTATTGAGAAATTTAGCAATAACAGGAAAAAGAAAATTGCCTAATAAGGAAGAATATATAGAAATAAAGCCTGAATTAATTAACTTAAATGATATGTTAAAAGCTTTGGAAATAACAAGAGAACAATTAATTGTAATAGGAATTCTTTTAGGAACAGATTTCAATCCTGACGGGTTTAAAGGCTATGGACCTAAAACTGCTTTAAAATACGTAAAAGAACATAGAGATCCAATAAAGGCTTTGAGCTCTTTAAAAGTTAATGATGAAGATATTGATATTATGAAAATATATGAATATTTCTTAAATCCACCTTCCAATCCTAATTATAAAATAGAATGGAGAGATCCAAATGAAGAAAAAATAATAGACATGCTTGTCAGGGAACATGATTTTAATGATGATAGAGTTAAAAAAGCGTTGGAAAGATTGAAAAAATCATTTAAGGAATCTGTGAAGTCAAAACAGGCAAGACTTGATAATTGGTTTTAG